A portion of the Microbacterium hominis genome contains these proteins:
- a CDS encoding IlvD/Edd family dehydratase — MSAENLGSTGFDERPVPFSTAGDRPWGEGLRSQVWFGDPGKTGFMHRSWLRSEGLPDDTFEGRPVIGIANSWSELTSCNIHLRALAEHVKRGVWQAGGVPFEFPTTSAGEPLVRPTAMLLRNLMAMDLEETLRMNPLDGVVLLAGCDKTTPAYLMGAASVDLPTLLITGGPMLNGKYRGTDIGSGTSVWRFTEAYRAGQITADDVREAEGCMARSQGHCMTMGTASTMACVSEYMGMQLPGTAALGANDSRRATAAHLAGRRIVEMVAEDLRPSKILTRAAFENGVRANAALGGSTNAVIHLLALARRVGVELTLDDFDELVRDIPVLADLMPSGRFLMEEFQDAGGTAGLAATLGELLHRDTPTVTGRTLGENYDGAEVWDREVIRPLENPVKPVGWGIAVLRGNLAPRGAVIKQSAAKPELMTHTGRALVWDSLQQYLAEADDPDLDVDASDILIVRNVGPKGYPGMPEVGNMPLPRKILEAGILDMVRISDARMSGTSYGTIVLHVAPEAAAGGPLALVRTGDRVTLDVPNRSLSMDVSDDELERRRAQWSAPVVAGAERGWIKLYTEHVVQADEGCDLDFLQGRSGAAVGPQAF, encoded by the coding sequence ATGAGTGCCGAGAACCTCGGATCGACCGGATTCGACGAGCGCCCCGTGCCATTCTCGACCGCAGGCGACCGCCCGTGGGGAGAAGGGCTCCGTTCGCAGGTGTGGTTCGGGGACCCGGGGAAGACCGGCTTCATGCATCGGTCCTGGCTGCGCAGCGAGGGTCTGCCCGACGACACGTTCGAGGGCCGCCCGGTCATCGGCATCGCGAACTCGTGGTCCGAGCTCACGAGCTGCAACATCCACCTCCGCGCACTCGCCGAGCACGTCAAGCGCGGCGTCTGGCAGGCAGGTGGCGTACCGTTCGAGTTCCCGACGACGTCGGCGGGCGAGCCCTTGGTGCGTCCGACGGCGATGCTGCTGCGCAACCTCATGGCAATGGACCTCGAAGAGACCTTGCGTATGAACCCGCTCGACGGCGTCGTGCTGCTGGCCGGTTGCGACAAGACGACTCCGGCGTACCTGATGGGCGCGGCATCCGTAGATCTGCCAACCCTGCTAATCACCGGCGGCCCGATGCTCAACGGCAAGTACCGCGGCACCGACATCGGCTCGGGCACGAGTGTGTGGCGCTTCACCGAGGCGTACCGCGCCGGACAGATCACCGCCGACGACGTGCGCGAGGCCGAGGGGTGCATGGCCCGCAGTCAGGGGCACTGCATGACGATGGGTACGGCATCGACGATGGCGTGCGTGTCGGAGTACATGGGAATGCAGCTGCCCGGTACCGCCGCGCTCGGCGCGAACGACTCGCGCCGCGCGACCGCGGCTCACCTGGCCGGCCGGCGCATCGTCGAGATGGTCGCCGAGGATCTGCGTCCCTCGAAGATCCTCACCCGCGCGGCCTTCGAGAACGGCGTGCGCGCCAACGCCGCGCTCGGCGGGTCGACGAACGCCGTCATCCACCTACTCGCCCTGGCCCGTCGCGTCGGCGTAGAGCTCACCCTCGACGACTTCGACGAGCTCGTGCGCGACATCCCCGTCCTCGCCGACCTCATGCCGTCAGGCCGCTTCCTCATGGAGGAGTTCCAGGATGCCGGCGGCACCGCCGGTCTCGCTGCGACGCTGGGCGAGCTGCTCCACCGCGACACCCCCACCGTCACGGGGCGGACCCTCGGGGAGAACTACGACGGCGCCGAGGTGTGGGATCGCGAGGTCATCCGACCGCTGGAGAACCCCGTGAAGCCTGTGGGCTGGGGCATCGCCGTGCTGCGCGGCAACCTCGCGCCGCGGGGTGCGGTCATCAAGCAGTCCGCCGCGAAGCCGGAGCTGATGACCCACACCGGACGTGCTCTCGTGTGGGACTCGCTGCAGCAGTACCTCGCCGAGGCCGACGATCCCGATCTCGACGTCGACGCCTCCGACATCCTCATCGTCCGCAACGTCGGGCCGAAGGGATACCCCGGCATGCCCGAGGTCGGCAACATGCCATTGCCGCGCAAGATCCTCGAAGCCGGCATCCTCGACATGGTGCGGATCTCAGATGCGCGCATGAGCGGAACCTCATACGGGACGATCGTGCTGCACGTCGCACCCGAAGCCGCCGCCGGAGGGCCGCTCGCGCTCGTACGCACCGGCGACCGGGTGACTCTCGACGTGCCGAACCGGTCGCTGTCGATGGATGTCTCGGACGACGAGCTCGAGCGGCGTCGCGCGCAGTGGTCGGCCCCCGTCGTAGCGGGTGCGGAGCGCGGCTGGATCAAGCTCTACACCGAGCACGTGGTACAGGCTGACGAGGGGTGCGATCTCGACTTCCTGCAGGGTCGCAGCGGCGCGGCGGTCGGGCCGCAGGCGTTCTGA
- a CDS encoding 1-phosphofructokinase family hexose kinase gives MIVALAISPSLDVTYEVEQLRHGEITRPIRVTRVAGGKALNAARVARAFGAEVRAIAALGGHAGAAVAELLAADDVPTRVVSLAAETRTCMAIVEGDGATSSTDIYEPAAPLTAHEWSQLTDEATAAVGDRRPWVAVSGSLPESVPTEAAVDLIMSLQRAGARVALDSSGRGLRTLGPVVELVKVNRAEAEEFVGGAPRDAEESARALNAAWGCDVVVTDGVRGGFGILDTREIAVPAPRRLGRFPAGSGDAFFGALLAGLDRGADAEIALTQARDAAERNAAVPGQGVLADPL, from the coding sequence GTGATCGTCGCGCTCGCGATCTCGCCGAGTCTCGATGTCACCTACGAGGTCGAGCAGCTACGACACGGCGAGATCACCCGGCCGATACGGGTCACCCGTGTCGCGGGAGGCAAGGCGCTCAACGCCGCACGCGTGGCCCGCGCGTTCGGGGCGGAGGTGCGGGCGATAGCCGCGCTCGGGGGACACGCCGGCGCCGCTGTCGCAGAGCTCCTCGCGGCGGACGACGTGCCGACCAGAGTGGTGTCGCTGGCCGCCGAGACCCGGACCTGCATGGCGATCGTGGAAGGTGACGGTGCGACGTCAAGTACCGACATCTACGAGCCGGCCGCTCCACTGACTGCGCACGAATGGTCGCAGCTGACCGACGAGGCTACCGCGGCCGTAGGGGATCGGAGGCCGTGGGTCGCGGTTTCCGGATCGCTTCCGGAGAGCGTGCCGACCGAGGCTGCCGTTGACCTGATCATGTCATTGCAGCGGGCTGGCGCGCGCGTCGCGCTCGACAGTTCCGGACGGGGCTTGCGAACGCTGGGACCGGTCGTCGAACTCGTCAAGGTCAATCGTGCGGAAGCCGAGGAGTTCGTCGGAGGAGCGCCGCGGGATGCCGAGGAGTCGGCGCGCGCTCTCAACGCCGCGTGGGGATGTGACGTCGTCGTCACTGACGGGGTGCGAGGAGGGTTCGGCATCCTCGACACGAGAGAGATCGCGGTGCCCGCGCCGCGCAGGCTGGGCCGCTTCCCCGCAGGGAGTGGCGATGCCTTCTTCGGAGCGTTGCTCGCCGGTCTCGACCGCGGAGCGGACGCCGAGATCGCACTTACACAGGCGCGCGACGCCGCTGAGCGCAACGCCGCCGTGCCCGGACAGGGTGTGCTCGCCGATCCGCTCTGA
- a CDS encoding flavin monoamine oxidase family protein produces MYDTVVVGAGIAGITAARLLQQQGRRVVVLEARDRIGGRLWTDRTAGFSVDRGASWIHGIDGNPLADIVAGLGMRTAEFTVGAFQAGGRPIANYDEQRRRLDDDSTRRWVADVDVADEQLRRSTADSAEGATYAQVAGDALARLPWDAARASRVAAFYRHRIEEQCGADIGDAAARALDEDVIDGDEVIFPDGYDALAQTLARGLDIRIEHVVTTIDWSTTGVSVRTAHEQFDAGSVIVTVPLGVLKARAIEFDPELPAVVSGPIDRVGMGVFNKVFLQFPEKFWPEGVYAIRQLGEPSFPWHSWYDVSAVSGEPMLLTFAGGQWARRIEKMADAEIVDSVLEGLRSIYGPGVPSPAAHWITRWSAEEFTRGSYSYIAAPATHEDHDAMATPVAGVVHLAGEATWSEAPATVHGALFSGHRAAERVLGRSLDIANLLSER; encoded by the coding sequence ATGTACGACACGGTCGTAGTCGGGGCGGGAATCGCCGGGATCACTGCCGCCCGGCTCTTGCAGCAGCAGGGACGGCGGGTGGTCGTCCTCGAAGCTCGCGATCGCATCGGGGGGCGGTTGTGGACCGACCGGACGGCCGGCTTCTCGGTCGACCGCGGGGCCTCGTGGATCCATGGCATTGACGGCAACCCGCTAGCCGACATTGTGGCCGGACTGGGAATGCGGACCGCGGAGTTCACGGTCGGAGCCTTTCAGGCCGGTGGTCGTCCCATCGCCAACTATGACGAGCAGAGGCGTCGTCTGGACGACGACTCCACCCGTCGGTGGGTGGCAGATGTCGATGTCGCCGACGAACAGCTTCGACGGTCCACCGCGGACTCCGCCGAGGGCGCCACCTACGCGCAGGTAGCCGGAGACGCACTGGCCCGTTTGCCATGGGATGCAGCCCGTGCATCGCGCGTCGCCGCCTTCTATCGGCATCGCATAGAGGAGCAGTGCGGTGCCGACATCGGCGATGCCGCCGCCCGCGCATTGGACGAAGACGTCATCGACGGCGATGAGGTGATCTTCCCCGACGGGTACGACGCCCTGGCGCAGACCCTTGCACGAGGGCTCGACATCCGTATTGAGCATGTTGTGACAACTATCGATTGGTCGACGACTGGCGTTAGCGTCCGGACTGCCCACGAGCAATTCGACGCGGGCTCGGTCATCGTGACGGTGCCACTGGGCGTGCTCAAGGCTCGTGCGATCGAGTTCGATCCGGAACTGCCCGCCGTCGTTTCGGGGCCGATCGATCGCGTCGGGATGGGTGTGTTCAACAAGGTGTTCCTGCAGTTCCCCGAGAAGTTCTGGCCCGAGGGTGTCTACGCGATCCGCCAACTCGGCGAACCGAGCTTCCCATGGCACTCCTGGTACGACGTTTCGGCTGTCAGCGGCGAACCGATGCTGCTGACCTTTGCCGGCGGTCAGTGGGCCCGCAGGATCGAGAAGATGGCGGACGCCGAAATCGTGGACTCGGTGCTCGAGGGCCTCAGGTCAATCTACGGACCGGGCGTCCCGTCACCAGCCGCGCACTGGATCACGCGGTGGTCCGCCGAAGAGTTCACTCGCGGCTCCTACTCCTACATCGCTGCGCCCGCGACACACGAGGACCATGACGCCATGGCCACTCCCGTGGCAGGCGTCGTGCACTTGGCGGGCGAGGCGACGTGGAGCGAAGCACCGGCAACCGTGCACGGGGCGCTGTTTTCGGGCCATCGAGCTGCAGAGCGCGTGCTCGGCAGATCTCTGGATATTGCCAACCTTCTCTCGGAGCGCTAG